Proteins found in one Sporosarcina jeotgali genomic segment:
- a CDS encoding transglycosylase domain-containing protein, with translation MTKQDKKRVEELEDKFEAIKKTKWAKNTRIASGVIWNLFLLFFVIGLTLTVFGASVGAGYFASLVEKEPLRSKQEMRDEILSYEETSEIYTNGKYLRKVRADIDRKEVKLEDVSPYVINAVYATEDEYFNTHNGIVPKAVFRGLFQDVTNSDSQTGGSTLTQQLIKNQILTNEISYERKAKELLLAMRLEHFMTKEEILEAYLNIIPYGRNSNGGNVAGIEAAAEGIFNKTAKELNLAQAAYIAGIPQAPFAYTPFYNGSNGLKDEEGLKPGVNRMKTVLFRMKETEYITEKEYNEAIAYDITKDFRTAAPAPKSRDEYLTDEIQRSTIAILADKIAEEDGIDKDRLKEDKKLNEKYSILAERSMRNDGFRIHSTVDLQLYNAMNDVSENFSQYGFTTAVTATNKQTGEKKTEKLPVQVGATLLDNKTGKILAFVGGRDHEIEATNHATQTTRQPGSTIKPLLVYAPAIEFGLIGAGSPVVDVKFRAGSYAPANFIPTQELGIISARQALTTSQNLAALRLYQQMIDRRPAEFLEKMGYSSLVKHDYTNLSAALGGLEYGGTVQENTSAYSTLANSGQHVEPYIIEKIEDRSGKVVYQHKVEPVQVFSPQTAYIVTDMLRDVATSGTAKVMKSKLNFNVDIAAKSGTTNGFSDAWLLGYNPNVSLGVWLGYKYQTKSLEGPGNAQYGTASSRTNALYAQFMNAINQARPETVGQGVRFQQPKGVVNRSFCGISGLAPSAACSAAGLVRSDLFNANVMLPNKPDDSIISSASVSVKGTRYAALPSTPSEFITAGGVGVNQEFIKRMLGPLGGDASKLFPIKSSFASRVVSGAIFPADGAAPASVSASANGSVLTWSASPSNDVIGYYVYNGGTRVGTIRDGQSLSFPIGSGTYTVRAVDITGLTSAPSNAVTIAAETPKPEEKPDDSTNGSGDGDGNTGTTPPDSNTGADNKPKPPANGGGDTKPKPPANGGGDGKPKPPANGGDGKPKPPANGGGDGKPKPPANGGDGEGDSDGD, from the coding sequence TTGACAAAACAGGACAAAAAACGTGTTGAAGAACTTGAAGATAAATTCGAAGCGATCAAGAAAACCAAATGGGCAAAAAATACCCGGATTGCCTCTGGCGTCATCTGGAATCTCTTTTTGCTTTTCTTCGTTATCGGTTTGACGTTAACGGTTTTCGGCGCTTCCGTAGGGGCGGGTTACTTTGCCTCACTTGTTGAAAAGGAACCTCTTCGTTCCAAACAGGAAATGCGAGATGAAATTTTAAGTTATGAAGAAACATCCGAAATCTATACAAATGGAAAGTATTTAAGGAAAGTACGAGCTGATATTGACCGCAAAGAGGTCAAACTCGAGGACGTCTCCCCTTACGTCATCAACGCCGTGTACGCGACGGAAGATGAGTACTTTAATACACATAACGGGATTGTTCCTAAAGCGGTTTTCCGCGGACTTTTCCAGGACGTCACCAACTCAGACAGTCAAACGGGCGGATCCACACTAACACAGCAACTTATTAAAAATCAGATTCTAACGAACGAAATCTCATACGAACGTAAAGCAAAGGAACTCTTGCTCGCGATGCGTTTAGAGCACTTTATGACGAAAGAAGAGATTCTGGAAGCCTATTTGAATATCATTCCTTACGGACGAAATTCAAACGGCGGTAACGTCGCAGGAATTGAAGCGGCTGCAGAAGGTATTTTCAATAAGACTGCAAAAGAACTGAATCTGGCTCAAGCTGCTTATATCGCGGGGATTCCACAAGCTCCGTTTGCTTATACACCATTCTATAATGGCTCAAATGGCTTGAAAGACGAAGAAGGGCTGAAACCCGGCGTGAATCGGATGAAAACTGTATTATTCCGCATGAAAGAAACGGAATATATTACAGAGAAAGAATATAATGAAGCCATCGCCTACGATATCACAAAAGATTTCAGAACTGCTGCACCTGCACCTAAGAGCAGAGATGAATACTTAACTGATGAAATACAGCGCAGTACCATCGCTATTCTAGCTGACAAAATTGCAGAAGAAGATGGAATTGACAAAGACCGGTTAAAAGAAGATAAGAAACTGAATGAGAAATATAGTATTTTAGCAGAACGTTCCATGCGAAATGATGGCTTCCGAATTCATTCAACTGTTGACTTGCAATTGTACAATGCGATGAATGATGTTTCAGAAAACTTTTCACAATATGGATTCACGACTGCTGTGACAGCAACTAACAAACAAACCGGCGAGAAGAAAACGGAGAAATTACCCGTTCAAGTCGGAGCCACACTGCTGGACAACAAGACAGGGAAAATTTTAGCCTTTGTCGGCGGCCGGGATCATGAAATAGAAGCGACAAATCATGCAACACAGACTACCCGTCAGCCTGGTTCAACGATTAAACCTTTACTTGTATATGCACCTGCTATTGAATTTGGTTTAATTGGTGCAGGAAGTCCTGTCGTTGATGTGAAATTCCGAGCTGGCTCGTATGCTCCAGCCAACTTTATACCGACACAAGAGCTGGGCATCATTTCTGCCCGTCAAGCGCTGACCACTTCACAGAACTTAGCTGCACTCCGTCTTTATCAGCAAATGATTGATCGGCGGCCTGCAGAGTTCCTGGAAAAAATGGGTTATTCAAGTTTAGTAAAACATGACTACACAAACCTTTCCGCTGCACTCGGCGGTTTGGAATACGGCGGAACAGTTCAAGAAAACACAAGTGCATATTCCACACTCGCTAATAGCGGTCAACACGTAGAACCGTACATTATCGAGAAAATCGAAGATCGCTCAGGTAAAGTTGTTTATCAGCACAAAGTCGAGCCTGTGCAGGTATTCAGCCCGCAAACTGCGTACATCGTAACAGATATGCTTCGTGATGTTGCTACTAGTGGTACTGCTAAAGTAATGAAAAGCAAACTGAATTTCAATGTGGATATTGCAGCTAAAAGTGGGACAACCAATGGATTCAGCGATGCCTGGCTGCTAGGGTATAACCCTAACGTTTCTCTAGGTGTATGGCTTGGTTATAAGTATCAGACTAAATCACTTGAGGGACCAGGAAACGCACAATATGGTACTGCAAGCTCACGTACAAATGCTTTGTATGCTCAATTCATGAATGCCATCAACCAGGCCCGTCCTGAAACAGTTGGTCAAGGCGTACGCTTCCAGCAGCCAAAAGGTGTTGTAAACCGCTCATTCTGCGGAATCTCCGGACTAGCACCGTCAGCTGCATGTTCAGCTGCTGGATTAGTCCGTTCTGATCTATTCAATGCAAATGTCATGCTTCCTAACAAACCGGATGACAGCATCATTTCTTCAGCTTCGGTATCTGTTAAAGGCACACGATATGCTGCATTGCCTTCGACACCTTCAGAATTCATTACTGCTGGCGGCGTTGGGGTCAATCAAGAATTTATCAAACGGATGCTCGGACCTCTTGGCGGGGATGCATCTAAGTTATTCCCGATAAAATCATCCTTTGCATCTCGCGTCGTATCAGGAGCGATCTTCCCTGCGGATGGTGCAGCGCCTGCAAGTGTAAGTGCATCGGCAAATGGATCTGTACTAACATGGAGTGCGTCACCTTCAAATGATGTTATTGGGTATTATGTCTACAATGGCGGAACACGTGTAGGGACAATCAGAGATGGTCAGTCACTTTCATTCCCAATCGGAAGTGGCACTTATACAGTACGAGCTGTAGATATTACGGGGTTAACTTCTGCTCCTTCGAACGCAGTTACGATAGCCGCGGAAACACCTAAACCAGAAGAAAAACCGGACGACTCAACAAATGGATCAGGAGATGGTGACGGTAATACAGGAACGACACCGCCTGATTCGAATACTGGTGCAGATAACAAACCGAAACCGCCTGCTAACGGAGGCGGCGATACTAAACCGAAACCGCCTGCTAATGGTGGTGGAGATGGGAAACCGAAGCCGCCTGCTAACGGCGGCGATGGGAAACCAAAACCGCCCGCTAACGGAGGAGGCGACGGGAAACCGAAGCCGCCTGCTAACGGCGGCGATGGTGAGGGTGATTCAGATGGTGACTAA
- the acsA gene encoding acetate--CoA ligase, with amino-acid sequence MALKTIPALQSDYQMENYDKLAADFDWKEAEKAFSWYETGKVNIAHEAVDRHADSFRKNKVALYYKDGSRNETYTFGDLKKYSNKAANVLKNCSTLEKGDRIFVFMPRSPELYFALLGALKIGAIVGPLFEAFMEGAVYDRLDDSDAKAIVTTPELVDRIPVDRLPKLETVFVVGDDVAEEGKVISFSKHFEKASKDFNVEWLDRESPTLLHYTSGSTGKPKGVLHVQEAMVQQLQTAKWVLDLREEDVFWCTADPGWVTGTAYGIFGPLLAGTTNLIVGGRFSTDAWYGAVEEFGVSVWYSAPTAFRMLMGAGSAAMEKHDLSSLRHILSVGEPLNPEVVRWGMETFNMRIHDTWWMTETGAQMICNFGSLPLKPGSMGKPVPGIEAAIVDDQGNVLPPNRMGNLALKKGWPAMMRAIWNNPEKYESYFLNDEWYVSGDSAYMDEDGYFFFQGRVDDVIMTSGERVGPFEIESKLIEHPAIVEAGVIGKPDPVRGEIIKAFIALHDGYEPTDELKEEIRQFVKKELAGHAAPREIEFKDKLPKTRSGKIMRRVLKAWELDLPTGDLSTMED; translated from the coding sequence ATGGCTTTAAAAACAATTCCGGCATTACAATCTGATTATCAGATGGAAAACTATGACAAATTGGCGGCTGATTTCGATTGGAAAGAAGCTGAAAAAGCCTTCAGCTGGTATGAAACGGGAAAAGTGAATATTGCGCACGAAGCGGTTGATCGACATGCCGATTCCTTCCGCAAAAACAAAGTTGCGCTTTACTATAAAGATGGTTCACGCAACGAAACTTATACATTCGGAGATTTAAAGAAGTACTCGAATAAGGCTGCGAATGTATTAAAAAATTGCTCAACCTTGGAGAAAGGCGATCGGATTTTCGTCTTTATGCCGCGGTCACCTGAATTATACTTCGCTCTTTTAGGTGCTTTAAAAATCGGTGCAATTGTAGGTCCGTTATTTGAAGCATTTATGGAGGGGGCTGTCTACGACCGGTTGGACGACAGCGATGCAAAAGCAATCGTCACAACTCCGGAACTCGTAGATCGCATTCCAGTCGACCGCTTACCGAAATTGGAAACTGTTTTCGTCGTGGGGGACGATGTAGCAGAAGAAGGTAAAGTAATTAGTTTCAGCAAGCATTTTGAAAAAGCATCTAAAGACTTCAATGTGGAGTGGCTGGATCGTGAATCACCGACATTGCTCCATTATACTTCAGGTTCTACAGGAAAACCTAAAGGTGTCTTGCACGTCCAAGAAGCAATGGTTCAGCAATTGCAAACTGCAAAGTGGGTACTCGATCTGCGTGAAGAAGATGTATTTTGGTGTACAGCTGACCCAGGTTGGGTGACTGGCACGGCATATGGTATTTTCGGTCCGCTGCTGGCCGGTACAACAAACCTGATTGTCGGTGGACGCTTCTCTACAGATGCATGGTATGGCGCGGTAGAAGAATTTGGTGTATCCGTCTGGTATAGCGCTCCGACAGCTTTCCGTATGCTGATGGGCGCAGGAAGCGCTGCGATGGAAAAGCATGATTTATCATCCCTTCGCCATATTTTGTCTGTCGGAGAGCCATTGAATCCTGAAGTCGTTCGCTGGGGGATGGAAACATTCAATATGCGAATCCATGATACATGGTGGATGACGGAAACTGGTGCACAGATGATTTGTAACTTCGGCTCCCTTCCATTGAAGCCAGGTTCTATGGGGAAACCGGTGCCGGGTATTGAAGCAGCAATCGTAGACGATCAAGGAAACGTTTTACCTCCAAACCGAATGGGCAACTTGGCGTTGAAAAAAGGATGGCCAGCGATGATGAGAGCCATTTGGAATAATCCTGAAAAGTACGAGTCTTATTTCTTGAATGATGAATGGTATGTATCTGGGGATTCAGCCTATATGGATGAGGACGGATACTTCTTCTTCCAAGGTCGTGTTGACGATGTGATCATGACAAGCGGAGAGCGCGTAGGTCCATTTGAAATTGAAAGTAAATTAATTGAGCACCCTGCGATTGTTGAAGCAGGGGTTATCGGTAAACCCGATCCAGTTCGCGGTGAAATCATCAAGGCGTTCATTGCGCTGCATGACGGCTATGAGCCGACAGATGAACTGAAAGAAGAGATTCGTCAATTTGTGAAAAAAGAGCTGGCAGGTCATGCAGCTCCTCGAGAAATTGAATTCAAAGATAAACTTCCAAAGACACGCAGCGGTAAAATCATGAGACGTGTGCTAAAGGCATGGGAACTCGATTTACCAACAGGCGATTTGTCGACGATGGAAGACTGA
- a CDS encoding GNAT family N-acetyltransferase, with translation MEHVKTYNALELKHRNGDLIIEGPIRTSDLESYAFHEGLVAFRPPAQQHKALVGISKLPEGRIIIARNQDQIVGYVTYLYPDPLERWSEGNMENLIELGAIEVIAKYRGGGVGKALLEVSMMDDAMEDYIVITTEYYWHWDLKETKLNVWEYRKVMEKMMQHGGLEYFATDDPEICSHPANCLMARIGKRIEQEDVQRFDSLRFKNRFLY, from the coding sequence TTGGAACATGTAAAAACCTATAATGCGTTGGAATTGAAGCATAGAAATGGAGATCTTATTATAGAAGGTCCCATACGAACTTCCGATCTTGAAAGTTATGCATTTCATGAAGGATTGGTAGCATTCAGACCTCCAGCACAGCAGCACAAAGCTTTGGTTGGAATTTCTAAGCTGCCTGAAGGCCGAATTATTATTGCCCGAAATCAAGATCAAATTGTCGGATATGTTACTTACTTGTATCCTGATCCACTAGAGCGCTGGTCTGAGGGAAATATGGAAAATTTGATTGAATTAGGCGCAATTGAAGTCATTGCCAAGTATCGGGGGGGCGGTGTCGGTAAAGCGCTTCTCGAAGTTTCAATGATGGACGATGCAATGGAAGACTATATTGTCATTACAACTGAATACTATTGGCATTGGGACTTAAAAGAGACCAAGCTGAATGTCTGGGAGTACCGAAAAGTGATGGAGAAAATGATGCAGCACGGAGGACTCGAGTATTTCGCAACAGATGATCCCGAAATTTGTTCACACCCGGCAAACTGTTTAATGGCTCGAATTGGCAAACGCATCGAGCAAGAGGATGTTCAGCGATTTGACAGCCTGCGTTTTAAAAACAGATTTCTGTACTAA
- a CDS encoding acetoin utilization AcuB family protein, which yields MLIEEIMKTEVITLTPDHTVKDAADLMRIRHIRHLPIVIQDNQLVGIVTDRDLKEILPYGDKPTENLAAVYEMQLSECMVKNPITGHPMDFVEESALVFYHNQIGCLPIVSNQQLIGIITETDLLYKYIELTGAHQPGSQIEVRVPNIPGILYEVTKVFNEFQTNVQSVLVYPDKENEANKILVIRIKTMNPIPIIEGLKGRGFDVLWPNFPGAEV from the coding sequence ATGTTAATCGAAGAAATCATGAAAACTGAAGTCATTACATTAACACCCGATCATACAGTAAAAGATGCTGCAGACTTAATGAGAATACGCCACATCCGGCACCTCCCTATTGTTATTCAAGACAATCAGCTTGTCGGGATTGTAACCGACCGCGACTTGAAAGAGATCCTTCCATATGGAGATAAGCCAACAGAAAATCTTGCTGCGGTTTATGAAATGCAGCTTTCCGAATGCATGGTCAAGAATCCCATTACAGGGCATCCGATGGACTTTGTAGAGGAGTCCGCGTTAGTTTTCTATCATAACCAAATTGGTTGTCTCCCTATCGTTTCCAACCAGCAGCTTATCGGTATCATTACAGAAACAGATTTATTATATAAATATATTGAGTTAACAGGTGCACATCAGCCCGGTTCACAAATTGAAGTTCGTGTTCCTAACATTCCTGGAATTCTATATGAAGTGACGAAAGTGTTCAATGAATTCCAAACGAATGTACAAAGTGTGCTGGTCTATCCTGACAAAGAGAATGAAGCAAATAAAATTCTAGTGATCCGCATTAAGACGATGAATCCTATTCCAATTATCGAAGGACTAAAAGGGCGTGGATTTGACGTTCTTTGGCCGAACTTTCCTGGGGCAGAAGTATGA
- a CDS encoding acetoin utilization protein AcuC produces the protein MKKDAVFIFSEDQLGYSFSDTHPFNQKRIVLTLDLLKEMHAITDEDIIPPRVATDEELMLVHEPKFVEMVKKAGKGEVGPEVGSVYGIGTEDTPIFPNMHEASAMLVGGTLTAVDEVMQNRAGYALNLGGGLHHGFQGKASGFCVYNDSSVAIRYLQKNYDSRVLYIDTDAHHGDGVQWTFYDDPDVCTLSIHETGRYLFPGTGHVTERGNGKGYGTSFNFPIDAFTEDESFLSIYETAFREVVEWFKPDVILTQNGADAHFFDPLTHLYGTMEIYKEIPRIARELADEYCNGKWIAVGGGGYDIWRVVPRAWSHIWYAMKKLPAPTGPLPKEWLTRWQPESPVPLIETWEDPHPLYKPIPRKAEIEEKNAQVMDRSLHYIRSEQQPR, from the coding sequence ATGAAGAAGGATGCCGTTTTCATATTTTCAGAAGATCAGCTGGGTTACTCATTTTCAGATACACACCCTTTCAATCAGAAAAGAATCGTTTTAACATTAGATTTACTGAAAGAGATGCATGCGATCACCGACGAAGATATTATCCCTCCCCGCGTAGCAACGGACGAAGAATTGATGTTAGTACATGAACCCAAATTCGTTGAAATGGTAAAGAAGGCGGGCAAAGGTGAGGTTGGACCTGAAGTTGGAAGCGTATATGGAATCGGGACTGAAGATACGCCGATTTTTCCAAATATGCATGAAGCGAGTGCTATGCTCGTCGGCGGCACTTTAACTGCTGTGGATGAAGTCATGCAAAATCGCGCTGGCTATGCGCTAAATCTTGGCGGCGGCCTTCATCATGGTTTCCAGGGAAAAGCCTCGGGATTTTGTGTTTACAATGATAGCTCTGTCGCCATCCGTTATTTACAGAAAAACTACGATTCGCGAGTTCTTTACATCGATACGGATGCCCACCACGGCGATGGAGTTCAGTGGACATTCTACGACGACCCCGACGTATGCACATTGTCCATCCATGAAACGGGACGTTATCTATTCCCCGGAACCGGGCATGTAACTGAACGCGGGAACGGAAAAGGCTATGGGACTTCGTTCAACTTTCCGATTGATGCTTTCACGGAAGACGAATCCTTTCTTTCCATTTATGAAACCGCTTTCCGTGAAGTCGTTGAATGGTTTAAACCCGATGTGATTTTGACGCAAAACGGCGCGGATGCTCATTTTTTTGATCCGTTAACTCATTTGTACGGCACGATGGAAATCTATAAGGAAATACCTAGAATCGCCCGCGAACTGGCAGACGAGTATTGTAATGGCAAATGGATAGCGGTAGGCGGCGGCGGATATGATATATGGCGGGTCGTCCCCCGGGCTTGGTCGCATATCTGGTATGCGATGAAGAAACTACCCGCACCGACAGGACCTCTACCGAAAGAATGGCTGACCCGCTGGCAGCCGGAGTCACCTGTCCCTCTGATTGAAACGTGGGAAGATCCCCACCCCTTATATAAACCGATTCCTAGAAAAGCAGAAATTGAAGAAAAGAATGCTCAAGTCATGGACCGTTCACTGCACTACATACGAAGTGAGCAACAACCGCGATAG
- the ccpA gene encoding catabolite control protein A, giving the protein MAVTIYDVAREANVSMATVSRVVNGNPNVKPATRKKVTACIERLGYRPNAVARGLASRKTTTVGVIVPDISKSYYAELSRGIADVATMYEYNIILSNSDKRPLREMELIEDHLGKQVDGLIFMSDSISDDVRKEMNSANIPIVLAGTLDSKFEFPTVNIENKEAAHAAVNELIENDHKRIAFISGPFSRDINRLSKKTGYEEAMAEAGLSIPEGYIVETDNTYDDAYEVWNRLKKLPEPPTAVFAGNDEIAVGLMNGIRDAGLAVPNDIELICFQHSILARAVRPQLTAIRVPLYDLGAVSMRLLTKLMNGEEVDQKQVVLPYQLEQRDSVRSN; this is encoded by the coding sequence ATGGCGGTAACAATTTATGACGTGGCCCGAGAAGCGAACGTCTCAATGGCTACTGTATCACGGGTGGTCAATGGTAATCCCAACGTGAAACCAGCAACGCGTAAGAAGGTAACAGCATGCATTGAACGGCTCGGCTATCGGCCAAATGCCGTGGCACGCGGCCTCGCCAGCAGAAAAACGACAACTGTAGGTGTGATCGTACCGGATATTTCAAAAAGTTATTATGCAGAACTCTCTAGAGGGATTGCAGATGTTGCGACGATGTACGAGTATAACATCATTCTATCGAACTCTGATAAGCGCCCGCTGCGTGAAATGGAACTCATTGAGGATCATTTAGGGAAGCAAGTGGATGGGTTAATATTCATGAGCGATTCGATCTCAGATGATGTACGTAAGGAAATGAATTCTGCAAACATCCCAATTGTGTTAGCAGGGACGCTGGATTCTAAATTTGAATTTCCGACAGTGAATATCGAAAATAAGGAAGCCGCACACGCTGCAGTGAATGAGCTGATTGAAAACGACCATAAACGCATAGCGTTCATTTCCGGGCCATTCAGCCGTGACATTAATCGGCTTTCTAAGAAGACTGGGTATGAAGAAGCGATGGCTGAAGCAGGTTTATCAATTCCTGAAGGGTATATCGTCGAGACGGATAATACATACGATGACGCATACGAAGTATGGAACCGTTTAAAGAAGTTACCCGAACCTCCTACAGCTGTTTTTGCAGGAAATGACGAAATTGCTGTCGGATTAATGAATGGAATACGCGATGCAGGTCTTGCGGTACCGAATGATATCGAGCTGATCTGTTTCCAGCACTCTATTCTTGCGAGAGCAGTGCGTCCGCAGTTAACAGCTATTCGTGTGCCGTTGTATGATTTAGGAGCCGTATCGATGAGACTCTTAACGAAGTTGATGAATGGTGAAGAAGTTGACCAAAAGCAAGTTGTCTTGCCATATCAATTGGAACAGCGAGATTCTGTACGAAGTAACTAA
- a CDS encoding bifunctional 3-deoxy-7-phosphoheptulonate synthase/chorismate mutase, whose protein sequence is MRQNDLEELRSQVTELNVKILDLINDRTAVVQEIGKVKEKQGVNRYDPVREREMLDFLKDANKGPIPNGILEQVFKGIFMSALEIQEDEQKKALLVSRKRKAEDTIVDINGEKIGDGTPSFVFGPCAVESYEQVLAVAQSIKAKGLTMMRGGAYKPRTSPYDFQGLGLEGLKILKRVSDETGLSIVTEIITPSHLEEALDYIDVIQIGARNMQNFELLKEAGKANKPVLLKRGLAATIDEFIHAAEYIMSKGNSQIMLCERGIRTYERATRNTLDISAVPILKQETHLPVFVDVTHSTGRKDLLIPTAKAAIAVGADGVMAEVHPDPAVALSDSAQQMNIEQFDEFYEEMQRFMNTHQIV, encoded by the coding sequence ATGCGCCAAAATGATTTGGAAGAGCTTCGGTCTCAGGTAACTGAACTGAACGTAAAGATTTTAGATCTCATTAACGATCGTACGGCTGTCGTGCAAGAAATCGGTAAAGTAAAAGAAAAACAAGGTGTTAATCGTTATGATCCGGTTCGAGAGAGAGAAATGCTGGATTTCTTGAAAGATGCGAACAAAGGACCCATTCCAAATGGTATTCTTGAACAAGTATTTAAAGGGATTTTCATGTCTGCACTTGAAATTCAAGAAGACGAGCAGAAGAAAGCACTTCTCGTTTCACGTAAACGAAAAGCAGAAGATACTATCGTAGACATTAACGGTGAAAAAATTGGGGATGGGACGCCTTCATTTGTCTTCGGACCATGTGCTGTTGAGTCCTATGAACAAGTGCTGGCAGTAGCTCAGTCCATTAAAGCAAAAGGACTCACAATGATGCGTGGCGGTGCATATAAGCCGCGTACATCACCTTATGATTTCCAAGGGTTAGGATTGGAAGGATTGAAGATTTTAAAGCGTGTATCGGATGAAACAGGGCTGTCCATCGTGACAGAGATCATAACCCCTTCACATCTAGAAGAAGCGCTTGATTATATAGATGTCATTCAAATCGGTGCGCGGAATATGCAAAACTTCGAGCTTCTTAAAGAAGCAGGAAAAGCCAACAAGCCAGTATTGTTGAAACGCGGACTAGCTGCAACAATCGATGAATTCATCCACGCTGCAGAATATATCATGTCAAAAGGGAATTCCCAAATTATGCTGTGTGAACGGGGCATTCGTACGTACGAACGTGCGACTCGCAATACACTAGATATTTCTGCTGTTCCAATCTTAAAGCAAGAGACGCATTTACCTGTATTTGTGGACGTTACTCACTCTACAGGCAGAAAAGATCTTCTGATTCCAACGGCTAAAGCAGCAATCGCTGTCGGTGCTGATGGGGTCATGGCAGAAGTACACCCAGACCCGGCGGTTGCTTTGTCTGACTCAGCTCAACAAATGAACATTGAACAATTTGACGAATTCTACGAAGAGATGCAGCGTTTCATGAATACACATCAAATTGTATAA